The region ACGAAAGCGCCGACCTGTACCAGTCCGGCATGACCTCGCATGCGAGCGTCAACGTGATGCTGGCGCTGGAAGGCGCGTTCGACGTCGAGTTTCCCGACCACATGCTCAAGCGCACCGTCTTCAGCAGCATCGCCTCCATCCGCCAGGCCCTGAGCGAGTTGTCGGCCGCCTGAGAAACGCTCCCATGCAGTTGTCCGGAGTTCCCATCGGAGCCGCGGCGGCCCTCTTCCAGCCCAGCGGCGCGGCAACGCCGGCGCAGGCGGCCGGCGACGTCGCCCTGCGCGACGCCGCCAAGCCCATCGCCTTCGACGCGGCCGGCGGCTGGTGCTTCGGCTGGTTCCACCGCGCCGCGGCGCCCGCGCGCAACATGGCCGTCGTGCTGTGCCGGCCCATCGGCTACGAAGCGATGTGCTCCTACCAGGCTTACACGCGCTGGGCCGAGATCCTCGCGGAGTCCGGCTTCGACGTGCTGCGTTTCGACTATCACGGCACCGGCGATTCGGCCGGCAGCGACGCCGATCCCGATCGCGTCGCCGCGTGGATGGACAGCATCGCGCGCGCCGTCGACGAGGCCAGGCGCCTTGCCGGCGTCGAGCGCGTCGCCCTGGTGGGCGTGCGCATGGGCGCGACGCTGGCCGCCTGCGTGGCGGAGCGCCTCGGGACGATCGACAGCCTGGTGATGTGGGCGCCGTTCCCCTCGGGCAGGGCGTTCACGCGCGAGCTGCGGGCCGCGGGCGGCAACCGCGGGGTGGCGACCGGCGGCCCGGACGACGGCTCCATCGAGGCGCTCGGCTATCTCTATACCGCGCAAACGATCGAGGACATGCAGGCGCTGGACTGCCACCACCTGGAGCGCGCGCCCGCCGCGCGCGTGCTCGTGATCGGCCGCGACGACATGCCCGGGCGCAGCCCGTTGCCCGCGGCCTACCGCGCCCTGGGCGCCATGGCCAGCCACGAAGTCCTGCC is a window of Caenimonas aquaedulcis DNA encoding:
- a CDS encoding acyl carrier protein — protein: MSDTYTTSSTDTQDSVIREVLRDHARLKDDAATIDESADLYQSGMTSHASVNVMLALEGAFDVEFPDHMLKRTVFSSIASIRQALSELSAA